The following are from one region of the Rissa tridactyla isolate bRisTri1 chromosome 10, bRisTri1.patW.cur.20221130, whole genome shotgun sequence genome:
- the PRKCD gene encoding protein kinase C delta type isoform X3 gives MREEEGTVTMNRRGAIKQAKIHYIKNHEFIATFFGQPTFCSVCKDFVWGLNKQGYKCRQCNAAIHKKCIDKIIGRCTGTAANSRDTMFQKERFNIDMPHRFKVYNYMSPTFCDHCGSLLWGLVKQGLKCEECGMNVHHKCQKKVANLCGINQKLLAEALNQVSQKSTRRSDSGSVESVGIYQDFDKKPRGPGGDTTADSSEYDKLWEGSTAKTASRIASRRKFNIDSFVFHKVLGKGSFGKVLLAELKGKNEFFAIKALKKDVVLIDDDVECTMVEKRVLALAWENPFLTHLYCTFQTKDHLFFVMEFLNGGDLMFHIQDKGRFDLYRATFYGAEILCGLQFLHSKGIIYRDLKLDNVMLDKEGHIKIADFGMCKENVVGENKASTFCGTPDYIAPEILLGLRYTFSVDWWSFGVLLYEMLIGQSPFHGDDEDELFESIRVDTPHYPRWITKESKDILEKLFERDPTRRLGVTGSIRDHPFFKTINWAALEKREVDPPFRPKVKSASDYNNFDREFLSEKPKLSYSDKNLIESMDQSAFDGFSFINPKFEQILEK, from the exons ATGAGGGAAGAAGAGGGGACAGTAACTATGAACAGGAGGGGAGCTATCAAGCAAGCCAAAATCCACTACATCAAAAATCATGAATTTATTGCTACCTTCTTTGGACAACCTACATTTTGTTCTGTCTGCAAAGACTTTGTATG GGGACTCAACAAGCAGGGATACAAATGTAGGC AATGCAATGCAGCTATTCATAAGAAATGTATTGATAAAATCATTGGGAGGTGCACTGGTACTGCAGCCAACAGCAGGGACACGATG TTTCAGAAGGAACGTTTCAACATTGACATGCCTCATCGCTTCAAAGTTTACAACTACATGAGCCCTACCTTCTGTGACCACTGCGGCAGCCTGCTCTGGGGGCTGGTCAAACAAGGACTCAAATGTGAAG AATGTGGGATGAATGTACATCACAAATGCCAGAAGAAGGTGGCAAACTTATGTGGAATAAACCAGAAGTTGCTAGCTGAAGCTTTAAATCAAGTTAGCCAG AAATCTACACGAAGGTCCGATTCTGGATCTGTAGAAAGTGTTGGTATTTATCAAGATTTTGATAAGAAACCTAGAGGTCCAGGGGGAGATACGACAG CAGATAGCAGCGAGTACGATAAACTCTGGGAGGGAAGCACAGCCAAGACAGCGTCACGAATTGCAAGCAGGAGAAAATTCAACATAGACAGCTTTGTCTTCCATAAAGTACTAGGGAAAGGAAGTTTTGGAAAG GTTCTGCTTGCTGAGCTCAAAGGGAAGAATGAATTCTTTGCTATCAAAGCTCTGAAAAAAGACGTGGTGCTAATTGATGATGACGTGGAATGTACCATGGTGGAAAAGCGGGTTCTCGCGCTTGCATGGGAAAATCCCTTTCTCACACATCTTTACTGCACGTTTCAGACAAAG GATCATCTGTTCTTCGTTATGGAGTTCCTGAATGGGGGAGACCTGATGTTCCACATACAAGACAAGGGGCGTTTCGATCTCTACAGAGCAAC GTTTTATGGAGCTGAAATTTTATGTGGGCTACAGTTTCTTCACAGCAAAGGCATTATTTATAG AGACCTAAAACTGGACAATGTGATGCTTGATAAAGAAGGCCACATCAAAATAGCTGACTTTGGAATGTGCAAAGAAAACGTTGTTGGCGAGAACAAGGCGAGCACTTTCTGCGGGACCCCAGACTACATCGCTCCCGAG ATCCTGCTAGGTTTGAGGTACACGTTCTCGGTGGACTGGTGGTCATTTGGGGTCCTGCTGTACGAGATGCTTATTGGGCAATCCCCTTTCCATGGGGATGACGAAGATGAATTGTTTGAGTCAATCCGAGTAGACACCCCTCACTACCCACGCTGGATCACCAAGGAATCAAAAGATATCTTAGAAAAG CTATTTGAAAGGGATCCAACAAGACGACTTGGGGTCACTGGGAGTATCAGAGACCACCCTTTCTTCAAAACCATCAACTGGGCGGCGCTAGAGAAGAGGGAGGTGGACCCTCCTTTCAGGCCCAAAGTG AAATCAGCAAGCGACTACAACAACTTTGACAGAGAATTTCTGAGCGAGAAGCCAAAATTGTCTTACAGCGACAAAAACCTGATCGAGTCCATGGATCAGTCTGCATTTGatggattttcttttattaaccCTAAATTTGAACAGATCTTAGAAAAGTAA